From a single Cyanobacteria bacterium FACHB-DQ100 genomic region:
- a CDS encoding GNAT family N-acetyltransferase, whose translation MLARSYMIRSMQPEEVQLAIKWAAVEGWNPGLHDADCFFAADSTGFLVGLLDDEPIATISATKYGNSFGFIGFYIVKPEYRNQGFGIQIWNEALERLQGRTIGLDGVVAQQQNYQRSGFQLAHRNIRYGGIGGGSVLPDSNLVELSQVPFEQIIAYDRAFFPGDRSAFLQRWVTQPERVALGYWRNAQLVGYGVLRKCHSGYKVGPLFADDREIAEILFLALKAKTEIDAPIYLDVPEINQAAVSLAEQQGMTPVFETARMYSGEAPVFPSDRWFGVTSFELG comes from the coding sequence GAAGAAGTCCAGCTTGCGATCAAGTGGGCAGCCGTAGAAGGCTGGAATCCGGGCTTACATGACGCAGACTGCTTTTTTGCTGCGGACTCAACAGGTTTTTTAGTCGGATTACTCGACGATGAGCCGATTGCAACAATCTCGGCAACAAAGTACGGCAATTCTTTTGGGTTTATTGGCTTCTACATTGTGAAACCAGAGTATCGAAATCAAGGCTTCGGGATTCAGATTTGGAATGAAGCCTTAGAACGATTGCAGGGTCGAACGATTGGGCTAGATGGTGTCGTGGCACAACAACAGAATTACCAGCGCTCAGGATTCCAACTTGCACATCGAAATATTCGCTATGGCGGAATTGGTGGAGGTAGCGTTTTACCGGATTCAAACTTAGTTGAATTGTCCCAAGTGCCATTTGAGCAGATCATTGCTTACGATCGTGCTTTCTTTCCCGGAGATCGCAGTGCCTTCTTACAGCGATGGGTCACTCAACCGGAAAGGGTTGCCCTTGGATATTGGCGGAACGCTCAGCTTGTGGGCTACGGTGTGTTGAGGAAGTGCCATTCTGGATACAAGGTTGGTCCATTGTTTGCTGATGACCGCGAGATTGCAGAAATATTGTTCTTAGCGCTGAAAGCAAAGACAGAGATCGACGCACCAATTTACCTGGATGTACCTGAGATCAATCAGGCGGCAGTCAGTTTAGCGGAACAGCAGGGAATGACACCTGTATTCGAGACAGCCCGGATGTATTCGGGTGAAGCTCCTGTATTTCCAAGCGATCGCTGGTTTGGAGTCACGTCATTTGAACTTGGCTGA